One window of Flavobacterium ammonificans genomic DNA carries:
- the rimM gene encoding ribosome maturation factor RimM (Essential for efficient processing of 16S rRNA), with protein sequence MRKEDCFYLGKIAKKFSFKGEVLAYLDTDEPELYENLESVFVECNKHLVPFFIETSSLHKNDFLRVRFEDVTTEEEAEALLGNDLYLPLSMLPKLSGNKFYFHEVIGFEVEDQRLGVVGKIQSVNDSTAQPLFEVLNGAVEILIPMIDHFLVKIDRENKKVVMNLPEGLIEMYL encoded by the coding sequence ATGCGTAAAGAAGATTGTTTCTATTTAGGTAAAATCGCTAAAAAATTTAGTTTCAAGGGTGAAGTCTTAGCCTATTTAGACACAGACGAACCTGAGTTATACGAAAATTTGGAATCAGTGTTTGTTGAATGCAACAAACACTTGGTTCCTTTTTTTATTGAAACCTCCTCCCTACATAAAAACGACTTTCTTAGAGTTCGTTTTGAAGATGTAACTACAGAAGAAGAGGCCGAAGCCCTTTTAGGCAATGACCTATACCTCCCATTAAGTATGTTACCTAAATTAAGTGGTAATAAATTTTATTTTCACGAAGTAATAGGTTTTGAAGTAGAAGACCAACGCCTTGGTGTAGTTGGAAAAATTCAATCCGTTAACGATTCAACTGCACAACCTCTTTTTGAAGTACTCAACGGTGCTGTTGAAATTTTAATTCCAATGATTGACCATTTCTTGGTGAAAATTGATCGCGAGAATAAAAAAGTCGTAATGAATTTGCCAGAAGGTTTGATTGAGATGTACCTTTAA
- a CDS encoding alpha-isopropylmalate synthase regulatory domain-containing protein encodes MGKRKIEIMDTTLRDGEQTSGVSFSAAEKLTIAQLLLEELHIDRIEIASARVSEGEFQGVKGIMEWAANKGYTDKIEVLSFVDNGISIEWMKKAGAKVQNLLTKGSLNHLTYQLKKTPEQHFDEIAQAIALAKENNIETNVYLEDWSNGMRNSPDYVFQYLDFLTQQPVKRILLPDTLGVLIPSEVFDFVSTITAKYPNTHFDFHAHNDYDLSVANAIEAVKAGIHGLHVTVNGMGERAGNAPLESTVAVINDFMHDVDINVKESSLYSVSKLVETFTGYRIPANKPIVGDNVFTQTAGIHADGDNKNNLYFNDLLPERFGRKRKYALGKTSGKANIEKNLQEIGLQLNQDDLKLVTQRIIELGDKKQTVTKEDLPYIISDVLDSQSYEERITVESYVLVHAKGIRPSTTLCLKIDGEVIEENAQGDGQFDAFMNALAKIYKSKKMSLPKLIDYAVRIPPGSSSDALCETIITWTKSGKEFKTRGLDSDQTVAAIVATQKMLNVVSV; translated from the coding sequence ATGGGGAAAAGAAAAATTGAAATAATGGACACGACACTTCGCGATGGGGAACAAACATCGGGAGTATCATTTTCTGCTGCAGAAAAATTAACCATTGCACAATTATTGCTTGAAGAACTTCATATTGATCGTATCGAAATTGCTTCAGCGCGGGTAAGCGAAGGAGAATTTCAAGGAGTGAAAGGCATCATGGAGTGGGCTGCTAATAAAGGATACACAGATAAAATTGAAGTTTTATCTTTTGTAGATAATGGCATTTCAATTGAATGGATGAAAAAAGCAGGAGCAAAAGTCCAAAATTTATTGACTAAAGGTTCGCTCAACCATTTGACATATCAATTAAAGAAAACACCCGAACAACATTTCGATGAAATTGCTCAAGCAATCGCATTGGCAAAAGAAAATAATATTGAAACCAACGTCTATTTGGAAGATTGGAGCAACGGAATGCGCAATTCTCCTGACTATGTTTTTCAATACTTAGATTTTTTGACACAACAACCGGTTAAAAGAATCCTGTTACCGGATACTTTAGGAGTATTGATTCCGTCAGAAGTATTTGATTTTGTTTCAACAATTACGGCAAAATACCCTAACACCCATTTTGATTTTCATGCTCACAATGATTACGATTTAAGTGTTGCTAACGCAATCGAAGCAGTTAAAGCGGGTATTCATGGCCTACATGTTACCGTAAACGGAATGGGAGAACGAGCAGGAAATGCACCACTTGAAAGTACCGTTGCGGTAATCAATGATTTTATGCATGACGTGGATATCAATGTTAAAGAATCGTCTCTGTACTCCGTGAGCAAATTGGTTGAAACTTTTACAGGCTATCGAATTCCAGCTAACAAACCTATTGTGGGAGACAATGTTTTCACGCAAACCGCAGGAATTCACGCTGACGGTGACAATAAAAACAATTTATATTTCAACGATTTACTTCCAGAACGTTTTGGAAGGAAAAGAAAATATGCCTTAGGAAAAACTTCAGGAAAAGCCAACATCGAAAAGAATCTTCAAGAAATAGGATTACAGCTCAATCAAGACGATTTAAAATTGGTTACCCAAAGAATTATTGAATTGGGCGACAAAAAACAAACCGTTACCAAAGAAGATTTACCCTATATTATATCGGATGTTTTGGATAGCCAAAGCTATGAAGAACGTATTACTGTGGAATCTTACGTATTAGTTCACGCGAAAGGTATTCGCCCTTCGACAACGCTTTGTTTAAAAATTGACGGGGAAGTTATCGAAGAAAATGCACAAGGTGACGGACAATTTGATGCTTTTATGAATGCGTTAGCTAAAATTTACAAAAGCAAAAAAATGAGTTTACCCAAATTAATTGACTACGCCGTGCGAATCCCTCCTGGTAGTAGCTCTGATGCATTGTGCGAAACCATCATCACCTGGACCAAAAGCGGAAAAGAATTCAAAACCCGCGGATTGGATTCAGATCAAACTGTAGCCGCAATTGTAGCGACTCAAAAAATGCTGAATGTCGTAAGCGTATAA
- the leuB gene encoding 3-isopropylmalate dehydrogenase, producing the protein MKFNIALLAGDGIGPEVINEAVKVSDAIAKKFNHEIDWTPALTGACAIDAVGVPYPDETHEICMKADAVLFGAIGHPKYDNDPSAKVRPEQGLLLMRKKLGLFANVRPTFTFPSLIDNSPLKRERIEGTDLVFLRELTGGIYFGEKGRKDNGETAFDNCVYTRAEVQRLAKKGFELAMTRSKKLCCVDKANVLETSRLWRETVQAMEKDYPEVEVSYEFVDAVAMRLVQWPNSYDVLITENLFGDILTDEASVISGSMGLMPSASVGEHTSLYEPIHGSYPQATGLNIANPLATILSAAMMFEDAFGLKAEADAIRAVVNKSLEQGVVTEDLAPKESKAYKTSEVGDWLVSNL; encoded by the coding sequence ATGAAATTCAATATTGCTCTTTTAGCCGGAGACGGAATAGGACCAGAAGTAATTAATGAAGCTGTAAAAGTTTCGGATGCTATTGCAAAAAAATTCAATCACGAAATTGACTGGACGCCAGCATTAACAGGTGCTTGCGCTATCGATGCTGTTGGCGTTCCTTATCCAGATGAAACACACGAAATTTGTATGAAAGCCGATGCAGTTTTATTTGGTGCTATTGGACACCCAAAATACGATAACGATCCATCGGCAAAAGTACGTCCAGAACAAGGATTGTTGTTGATGCGTAAAAAATTAGGTTTATTTGCCAATGTGCGACCAACCTTTACTTTCCCTTCTTTAATTGACAATTCTCCTTTAAAAAGAGAGCGTATTGAAGGCACTGATTTAGTTTTCTTAAGAGAATTAACGGGCGGAATTTACTTTGGTGAAAAAGGAAGAAAAGACAATGGCGAAACAGCTTTTGACAACTGTGTTTACACTAGAGCCGAAGTACAACGTTTGGCTAAAAAAGGTTTTGAATTAGCCATGACGCGTTCTAAAAAATTATGTTGTGTGGACAAAGCCAACGTATTAGAAACGTCTCGTTTATGGAGAGAAACCGTTCAAGCAATGGAAAAAGACTATCCAGAAGTGGAAGTATCGTATGAATTTGTAGATGCTGTTGCGATGCGATTGGTGCAATGGCCTAATTCGTATGATGTATTAATTACTGAAAACTTATTTGGAGACATTTTAACGGATGAAGCTTCTGTGATTTCAGGATCAATGGGATTAATGCCGTCGGCATCTGTGGGAGAACATACTTCTTTATATGAACCCATTCACGGATCATATCCACAAGCTACCGGATTGAATATTGCTAATCCCTTGGCTACTATATTATCAGCGGCGATGATGTTTGAAGATGCTTTCGGATTAAAAGCCGAAGCAGATGCCATTAGAGCAGTAGTCAACAAATCATTAGAACAAGGAGTTGTTACGGAAGATTTAGCTCCAAAAGAATCAAAAGCTTACAAAACAAGTGAAGTTGGCGATTGGTTAGTGTCGAATTTGTAA
- the leuD gene encoding 3-isopropylmalate dehydratase small subunit translates to MAYDKFNVLRSSAVPLPIENVDTDQIIPARFLKATKREGFGDNLFRDWRYNGDDTPKADFVLNNSTYSGKILVGGKNFGSGSSREHAAWAVYDYGFRAVVSSFFADIFKGNCLNIGVLPVQVSPEFAATIFSAIEADPNTELEINLPAQTITLLATGQSESFDINGYKKNNMINGFDDIDYLQSMKEEIVEFANQLPY, encoded by the coding sequence ATGGCATACGATAAATTTAATGTTCTTAGAAGTAGTGCGGTGCCACTACCTATAGAAAACGTAGATACTGATCAAATTATACCAGCACGTTTCTTGAAAGCGACCAAACGTGAAGGTTTTGGTGATAATCTTTTCAGAGACTGGAGATACAATGGAGACGATACTCCAAAAGCAGATTTCGTATTAAACAATTCAACGTACAGCGGAAAAATTCTTGTGGGTGGAAAAAACTTCGGTTCAGGTTCTTCAAGAGAACACGCTGCTTGGGCAGTATACGATTACGGATTCAGAGCGGTAGTATCGAGTTTCTTTGCAGATATTTTCAAAGGAAATTGTTTGAACATTGGAGTACTTCCTGTTCAAGTAAGTCCAGAATTTGCTGCTACTATTTTTAGTGCAATTGAAGCGGATCCCAACACGGAATTGGAAATCAATTTACCAGCACAAACAATTACGTTATTGGCTACAGGTCAAAGTGAGTCTTTTGATATCAATGGATACAAAAAGAACAATATGATCAATGGTTTTGATGATATTGATTACTTACAAAGTATGAAGGAAGAAATTGTTGAGTTTGCCAACCAATTGCCTTACTAA
- a CDS encoding 30S ribosomal protein S16, translating to MSVKIRLQRHGKKQKPFYWVVAADARSKRDGKYLEKIGTYNPNTNPATIELNLDSAVKWLHNGAQPTDTAKAILSYKGALLKHHLDGGIRKGALTQEQADAKLAAWLEAKAGKVNAKKDGLSKAQADVKAKALKAEKEVNAKRLAAAAQAEADAIAAATPAVEEEVVAEEEVAVEAAAEEVVEAPAEEVAVEAVAEEVVETPAEEAPAAEEENNETTEA from the coding sequence ATGTCAGTAAAAATTAGATTACAAAGACACGGTAAAAAACAAAAACCGTTTTACTGGGTAGTAGCAGCTGATGCTCGCTCAAAAAGAGATGGTAAATACTTAGAGAAAATCGGTACTTACAATCCAAACACTAACCCTGCAACTATCGAATTAAACTTGGATAGCGCTGTAAAATGGTTGCACAATGGTGCACAACCAACAGATACTGCAAAAGCAATTCTTTCTTACAAAGGTGCTTTATTGAAACACCACCTTGATGGAGGTATTCGTAAAGGCGCTTTAACTCAGGAACAAGCTGATGCAAAATTAGCTGCTTGGTTAGAAGCAAAAGCTGGTAAAGTAAATGCTAAAAAAGATGGTTTATCAAAAGCGCAAGCAGATGTTAAAGCAAAAGCTTTAAAAGCAGAAAAAGAAGTAAATGCAAAACGTTTAGCTGCAGCGGCTCAAGCTGAAGCTGATGCTATTGCTGCTGCAACTCCTGCTGTTGAAGAAGAAGTTGTTGCTGAAGAAGAAGTAGCTGTTGAGGCTGCTGCTGAAGAAGTTGTTGAAGCTCCTGCTGAGGAAGTAGCTGTTGAAGCTGTTGCCGAAGAAGTTGTTGAAACTCCTGCTGAAGAAGCTCCTGCTGCTGAAGAAGAAAATAACGAAACAACTGAAGCATAA
- a CDS encoding acyl-CoA dehydrogenase family protein, translating to MKPDLFQAPDYYNLDDLLTEEHKLVRDSARAWVKREVSPIIEDYAQRAEFPKQIIKGLGEIGGFGPYIPEEYGGAGLDQISYGLIMQEIERGDSGVRSTSSVQSSLVMYPIWKYGNEEQRQKYLPKLATGELMGCFGLTEPDHGSNPGGMTTNFKDKGDHYLLNGAKMWISNAPFADIAVVWAKNEEGRIHGLIVERGMEGFTTPETHNKWSLRASSTGELIFDNVKVPKENLLPNKSGLGAPLGCLDSARYGIAWGAIGAAMDCYDTALRYAKERIQFDKPIAGTQLQQKKLAEMITEITKAQLLTWRLGVLKNEGKATTAQISMAKRNNVEMAIQIARDARQMLGGMGITGEYSIMRHMMNLESVVTYEGTHDIHLLITGMDITGISAFK from the coding sequence ATGAAGCCAGACTTATTTCAAGCACCTGATTATTACAATTTAGATGATTTATTGACTGAGGAACACAAATTAGTTCGTGACTCTGCTAGAGCATGGGTAAAACGAGAAGTTTCCCCAATTATTGAAGATTATGCACAACGTGCAGAGTTCCCAAAACAAATCATTAAAGGTCTAGGTGAAATTGGTGGATTTGGCCCTTATATTCCTGAAGAATATGGCGGAGCAGGATTAGATCAAATATCCTACGGACTCATTATGCAAGAAATAGAACGCGGTGACTCTGGAGTTCGTTCCACTTCATCAGTGCAGTCGTCATTAGTGATGTACCCTATTTGGAAATACGGAAACGAGGAACAACGTCAAAAATATTTACCTAAACTAGCAACAGGTGAATTAATGGGATGTTTTGGTTTGACTGAACCCGACCATGGTTCAAATCCTGGCGGAATGACGACCAACTTTAAGGACAAAGGCGACCATTATTTATTAAATGGTGCCAAAATGTGGATTTCTAATGCCCCGTTTGCAGATATTGCTGTGGTTTGGGCTAAAAATGAAGAAGGTCGTATTCATGGGTTAATTGTTGAACGCGGTATGGAAGGTTTTACAACTCCTGAAACACATAACAAATGGTCTCTTCGTGCATCTTCTACTGGTGAATTGATTTTTGACAATGTAAAAGTTCCTAAAGAGAACCTACTGCCTAATAAATCAGGATTGGGAGCTCCGCTTGGCTGTTTGGATTCTGCACGTTATGGAATCGCATGGGGAGCTATTGGAGCTGCAATGGATTGTTATGATACAGCTTTGCGATATGCTAAAGAAAGAATTCAGTTTGACAAACCCATTGCCGGAACTCAATTACAACAAAAAAAATTAGCCGAAATGATTACAGAAATCACTAAAGCTCAGTTGCTAACCTGGCGTTTAGGTGTGCTAAAAAACGAAGGAAAAGCTACTACCGCTCAGATTTCAATGGCAAAAAGGAATAATGTTGAAATGGCTATTCAAATTGCGCGCGATGCGCGACAAATGCTAGGTGGAATGGGAATCACAGGCGAATATTCTATAATGCGTCACATGATGAACTTGGAATCGGTTGTTACCTATGAAGGGACGCACGATATTCATTTACTAATTACAGGTATGGATATTACAGGAATTTCGGCATTCAAATAA
- the leuC gene encoding 3-isopropylmalate dehydratase large subunit: MSKTLFDKVWDSHVVRKIEDGPDVFFIDRHFIHEVTSPVAFLGLKSRGVSVLYPERTFATADHNTPTINQHLPVEDPLSANQLKALEDNAKEYGISHWGLGHQKNGIVHVVGPENGITLPGATIVCGDSHTSTHGAFGAIAFGIGTSEVEMVLSTQCIMQPKPKKMRINVNGQLSKGVGPKDVALYIIAQLTTSGGTGYFVEYAGDVFENMTMEGRMTVCNLSIEMGARGGMIAPDQTTFDFLEGKLHAPKGEAWDKAVAYWKTLKTDADAVFDAELNINAADIEPMITYGTNPGMGIGISKHIPNANQVEGGAETYKKSLAYMGFEENDMMIGKPIDYVFLGSCTNGRIEDFRAFTEIVKGRKKADNVTAWLVPGSHVVEAQIKEEGLLDILTEAGFVLRQPGCSACLAMNDDKVPAGKYAVSTSNRNFEGRQGPGSRTLLASPIMAAAAAVTGKLTDPRELL; the protein is encoded by the coding sequence ATGAGTAAAACATTATTTGACAAAGTATGGGATTCGCACGTTGTGCGTAAAATTGAAGATGGACCGGACGTGTTTTTTATTGACCGTCATTTCATTCATGAAGTTACTAGTCCCGTAGCTTTTTTAGGTTTAAAATCAAGAGGTGTTTCGGTTTTATATCCAGAACGCACTTTTGCAACTGCTGATCACAACACACCAACAATAAATCAACACCTACCTGTTGAAGACCCGCTTTCTGCTAATCAATTGAAAGCTTTAGAAGACAATGCCAAAGAATATGGGATTTCTCACTGGGGATTGGGTCACCAAAAAAATGGAATTGTTCACGTAGTAGGTCCTGAAAACGGGATTACTTTACCGGGTGCAACCATTGTTTGTGGAGATTCACACACTTCTACTCACGGAGCTTTTGGTGCCATTGCTTTTGGTATCGGAACATCTGAGGTGGAAATGGTATTGTCTACGCAATGTATTATGCAGCCCAAACCAAAGAAAATGCGTATTAACGTAAATGGTCAATTGAGCAAAGGCGTGGGTCCAAAAGATGTAGCGCTTTATATTATTGCACAATTAACTACTTCTGGTGGAACTGGATATTTTGTGGAATATGCTGGTGATGTTTTTGAAAACATGACCATGGAAGGCCGTATGACTGTGTGTAATTTAAGTATCGAAATGGGTGCTCGTGGCGGTATGATTGCTCCTGACCAAACTACTTTTGATTTCTTAGAAGGAAAATTGCACGCTCCGAAAGGCGAAGCTTGGGATAAAGCGGTAGCCTATTGGAAAACATTAAAAACAGATGCTGATGCGGTTTTTGATGCTGAATTGAACATCAACGCAGCTGACATTGAACCGATGATTACTTATGGTACAAATCCAGGAATGGGAATTGGTATTTCTAAACATATTCCCAATGCTAACCAAGTAGAAGGTGGCGCGGAAACCTACAAAAAATCACTAGCCTACATGGGCTTCGAAGAAAATGATATGATGATTGGAAAACCAATCGATTACGTTTTCTTAGGAAGTTGTACAAATGGTCGTATTGAAGATTTTAGAGCTTTTACCGAAATTGTAAAAGGTAGAAAAAAAGCAGACAACGTTACGGCTTGGTTAGTTCCAGGTTCCCACGTAGTGGAAGCACAAATCAAAGAAGAAGGATTGTTAGATATTCTTACCGAAGCAGGATTTGTATTGCGTCAGCCAGGTTGTTCAGCTTGTTTGGCAATGAATGATGACAAAGTACCTGCTGGAAAATATGCAGTAAGCACATCTAACAGAAACTTTGAAGGACGTCAAGGTCCTGGCTCTAGAACTTTATTGGCAAGTCCAATTATGGCTGCTGCAGCTGCAGTTACAGGTAAATTGACTGATCCGAGAGAGTTGTTATAA
- a CDS encoding DUF3050 domain-containing protein, with translation MNIETINNSIQSQKETLLQHSLYNKVQTLEDLHHFLENHVYAVWDFMSLLKALQSKLTCTTTPWFPTANTQTRYLINEIVVAEESDLTLDGRRQSHFEMYLEAMQDCGANTKEIEDFLTNLSSLNNIFVAIKTSNLHPNIKAFLDFTFRVIEEGKAHEIVAAFTFGREDLIPSMFTAILKNFQANFPETDLKKLIYYFERHIELDADEHGPMAMGMVTELCGNDAKKWNEVEKISILALEKRIGLWDAIEESLSLKTEMA, from the coding sequence ATGAATATTGAAACTATAAACAATAGCATTCAGTCTCAAAAAGAAACTTTACTTCAACACTCTCTCTACAATAAAGTACAAACTCTAGAGGATTTACATCATTTTTTAGAAAATCATGTGTATGCCGTATGGGATTTTATGTCTTTATTGAAAGCCTTACAATCTAAGTTAACTTGCACAACAACTCCATGGTTTCCAACAGCCAACACCCAAACTCGTTATTTGATTAATGAAATTGTGGTAGCCGAAGAGAGTGATTTAACTTTAGATGGCCGTCGCCAAAGTCATTTTGAAATGTACTTAGAAGCTATGCAAGATTGCGGAGCGAATACTAAAGAAATTGAAGATTTTTTAACTAATCTCAGTTCCTTAAACAATATTTTTGTTGCCATTAAAACAAGTAATTTACATCCTAATATAAAAGCGTTTTTAGATTTTACATTCAGAGTTATTGAAGAAGGTAAAGCTCATGAAATTGTAGCAGCATTCACATTTGGAAGAGAAGATTTAATTCCGAGTATGTTTACTGCTATTTTGAAAAACTTTCAAGCGAATTTCCCTGAAACTGATTTGAAAAAACTAATTTACTATTTTGAACGACATATTGAATTAGATGCTGATGAACATGGACCTATGGCTATGGGAATGGTAACTGAATTGTGTGGCAATGATGCTAAAAAATGGAATGAAGTAGAAAAGATTTCCATATTAGCTCTAGAAAAACGCATCGGCCTTTGGGATGCTATTGAAGAAAGTTTATCACTAAAAACTGAAATGGCCTAA
- a CDS encoding RNA recognition motif domain-containing protein, translating to MNIFVGSLPFSIEEADLRESFEAYGAVDSVKIITDKFTGRSKGFGFVEMPSDEEAQKAIDELNGATVQGRSIVVNKSEPKPEGERRSFNNNRGGDSRGGYGNNRGGGDRGGRGGY from the coding sequence ATGAACATTTTTGTGGGAAGTCTTCCATTCAGTATTGAGGAAGCAGATTTAAGAGAGTCTTTCGAGGCTTACGGAGCAGTAGATTCAGTAAAAATTATTACTGATAAGTTTACTGGTAGAAGTAAAGGTTTTGGTTTTGTTGAAATGCCAAGCGATGAGGAAGCTCAAAAAGCAATTGACGAATTGAATGGTGCTACTGTTCAAGGACGTTCAATCGTAGTAAACAAATCTGAGCCTAAACCAGAAGGCGAAAGAAGAAGTTTTAACAACAACCGTGGTGGAGATTCACGCGGAGGTTACGGAAACAACCGTGGCGGTGGAGACCGTGGAGGTAGAGGAGGATATTAA
- a CDS encoding NifU family protein has product MTTEEVLANVLKALEEIRPFLNSDGGDISLVEIEDDKHVKVRLEGACTSCSVNQMTLKAGVETTIKKYAPQIETVINVL; this is encoded by the coding sequence ATGACAACAGAAGAAGTATTGGCGAATGTGCTAAAAGCCCTAGAGGAAATTAGACCTTTTTTGAATTCGGATGGTGGAGACATTTCATTGGTAGAAATTGAAGATGATAAGCATGTAAAAGTTCGTCTTGAAGGGGCATGTACAAGCTGTAGTGTCAATCAGATGACATTAAAAGCGGGTGTTGAAACTACCATAAAAAAATACGCGCCTCAAATTGAAACAGTCATAAATGTACTTTAG
- a CDS encoding 2Fe-2S iron-sulfur cluster-binding protein, giving the protein MDVLIKIKDREGVVHELQAPTDMAMNIMELCKAYELPVEGTCGGMAMCASCQCYVLNDVSLPEKGEDEEAMLSEAFYVKSNSRLGCQIPITEDLDGLELELAPEN; this is encoded by the coding sequence ATGGACGTTTTAATTAAAATTAAAGACAGAGAAGGAGTGGTCCATGAATTGCAGGCGCCAACAGATATGGCGATGAATATCATGGAATTGTGTAAAGCCTATGAGCTTCCAGTTGAAGGAACTTGTGGAGGAATGGCGATGTGTGCTTCTTGTCAATGTTATGTACTAAACGATGTGTCTTTGCCAGAAAAAGGAGAAGATGAAGAAGCTATGTTATCTGAAGCTTTTTATGTAAAGTCAAATAGTCGTTTAGGATGTCAAATACCCATAACCGAAGATTTAGATGGATTAGAATTAGAATTAGCTCCTGAAAATTAA
- a CDS encoding tRNA1(Val) (adenine(37)-N6)-methyltransferase, whose product MKIGTDGVLLGAWAPILHNPYSILDIGTGTGIIALMLAQRSNAAQIDALEIEENAYEQATDNFENSPWNDRLFCFHAGLDEFMEEPEDEYDLIVSNPPFYAEDYKTNDEQRDLARFQDALPFEDLIEAADLLLSENGILAVIIPYKEEERFLAIAKEFELYPIKITRVKGTPTTEIKRSLLAFKRFELPTLHSDELIIETARHQYTPEYIELTKEFYLKM is encoded by the coding sequence ATGAAAATTGGCACTGATGGTGTATTACTAGGCGCTTGGGCTCCAATTTTACACAATCCATATAGCATTTTAGACATCGGAACTGGAACTGGAATTATTGCTTTGATGCTAGCACAACGCTCTAATGCAGCCCAAATTGACGCTTTAGAAATAGAAGAAAACGCATACGAACAAGCCACAGATAATTTTGAAAATTCGCCTTGGAACGATCGCTTATTTTGTTTTCATGCAGGCTTAGACGAATTCATGGAAGAGCCGGAAGACGAGTATGATTTAATTGTATCTAATCCGCCGTTTTATGCTGAAGATTATAAAACAAATGACGAACAACGTGATTTAGCGCGCTTTCAAGACGCACTTCCTTTCGAGGATTTAATTGAAGCCGCTGATTTATTATTATCCGAAAACGGAATTTTGGCCGTTATTATACCTTATAAAGAAGAAGAACGATTTTTAGCTATCGCCAAGGAATTTGAATTGTATCCAATAAAAATCACACGCGTTAAAGGAACCCCAACTACTGAAATCAAACGTAGTTTATTGGCTTTTAAACGTTTTGAATTACCTACTTTACACTCAGACGAGTTAATCATCGAAACAGCCCGCCATCAATACACCCCAGAATACATCGAACTGACAAAAGAGTTTTATTTAAAAATGTAG